The nucleotide sequence TTCTGGGCCAGATAATGGTTTTGAAAACATGACCTATGGTCACTTTTCTTTCTTTTTGGGGCTTGGACATGTTGTTAAAATAAAAGAGGCAATTTCCCTAGAAAACTGCCTCTATAAATGAATTTATTTGCATTTTAGTTCAAATGTGGCTTTTGTCTTATCTTACTTCTACTGGATACTAAACCAAAAATCAGCGCATTGATCACTAAAGCCATGATAATCAGTATAGCCGTTTCAAATCTGGTCAAGATCGAATTGCCTGCCACTATTTTTTGGGAATGATCATTCAATTCCTTTCCTACTGACAATTGGATTTCTGACAATTTATTGAGTTTATTGGCGGCTTGCGAAATCAGTTGGTCAGAATTGAGCTTTGCCGAGTCAAATTCCTCTACCGTAAGCTGCGATGCAACCAGCTCTTTCTCCAAAGCATACAATGAATGAATATCCTCCTGCAGCCGCTTCAAATAAACCGCCTCATCCTTGGTCAACAATGTCGCCTGAAAATCCAATAAAATGGCGTCAATTTGTTGATTATATATTTTATTTTCAGCCTTGACAGCCATAAACTCTTGTTGGCTTTCACTCTGGTCAATAAGAATTCTCTTTTTATAAAGCGTTTCTGACAAGTGAAAAATATAACTTTCCGGCAACAACCTGTCCTCGTAAATAGTTGTAAAAGACCCTGCCAAATCAGATACATTTCCTTCCTCAAGAAGATTCTTAATGAACACTGCCGTAAATACCACCATGAGTAATAATGATATTTTTACGCGGTTATTAATATTATAAGCCCATTTCATAGTTTAATCTCCTCCTTTACTTTGACTTAGGCTCCAAATAAACATGCTATTCACAGCTACCAGTCTTACTTATTAACTATAAATTAATCAAATAGGAATGAATTTACAATTACCTAACAATAATATCATCTTTTAATGAAAGCCGCTATCATTCAGCTTTTTTAATTACCAGTTTTTCTTAATCATAATTTTTACATCTTCAAAAATTTGACACTAAACCTATTATCGCTATATTGCGATATAATAATTATACAATGGGGATCACCAAAACCGCTTTATTTACACAAGAGCAGAACGAGCTCGCTTTAATCGCCAAGGCCTTTGCCCATCCGGCAAGGATTGCCATTATCCAGCATTTGCTCAAAACCAATGCCTGTATCAATGGGGACTTGGTTCAGGAATTGGGATTGGCACAGGCTACCATCAGCCAACACCTAAGAGAACTTAAAAACCTCGAAATCATTCAAGGTACGATTGAAGGGGTTTCCATGAGCTACTGTATCAACCCTTCCAAATGGCAAAGTATAAAAAGCCTCTTCAATGAGCTATTTGACCAATACAACATGAGCGGTCAACAAGGTTGCTGTTAAAAAAATTTATCATTCATCATCGTAATATTGCAATTTATCATGAAAACAAAAGAATTTATCCAATACCTGAGAGAACACGAGAATTTGCCGCTGCAAATCGAGTATGCTGAAGGCAAATTTGTAAGGAGTGATTTTCATATCACAGAAATAAAGAACGTCAACTTTGATACAGTAGATTGTGGAGGAGTCAGAAACCAATGGGAGGAAACCCATGTACAAATTTGGGAAAGTGACCTTCCTGACCCCGCCCATAACCTGAATAGCAGTAAGGCTGTAAAAATATTTGACCTGGTCGAAAAAGTAAGACCTACCTTTCAGGATACCGAAATAAAATTCGAATATGGTAATAAGGACTTCCATACTGCCCTAATGGACTTAGGAAGTATTTCCAATATTGAAGGACAAATCCATATTCAATTATTCAAAACCAGTACCACTTGCAAAGCAATGGACCGGGCAAGTAGTCCCGAAGAAAAAGCTGTTGCTTGCTGCCCTAGTCCAAAAAAGAAAGTCAAGGTCTCTCTAAAGTCACTTACTTCAACAAAATCAGCCAAATGCGCACCAGAATCTAATTGCTGCTAAGCACCATGAATATAAAACAGAAAAATATCTACCCTGAATTATTTGACAAAATCGGGGAAATAATTGGCAATGTCCCAAATGAAGCGC is from Echinicola marina and encodes:
- a CDS encoding MCP four helix bundle domain-containing protein, with amino-acid sequence MKWAYNINNRVKISLLLMVVFTAVFIKNLLEEGNVSDLAGSFTTIYEDRLLPESYIFHLSETLYKKRILIDQSESQQEFMAVKAENKIYNQQIDAILLDFQATLLTKDEAVYLKRLQEDIHSLYALEKELVASQLTVEEFDSAKLNSDQLISQAANKLNKLSEIQLSVGKELNDHSQKIVAGNSILTRFETAILIIMALVINALIFGLVSSRSKIRQKPHLN
- a CDS encoding ArsR/SmtB family transcription factor; translated protein: MGITKTALFTQEQNELALIAKAFAHPARIAIIQHLLKTNACINGDLVQELGLAQATISQHLRELKNLEIIQGTIEGVSMSYCINPSKWQSIKSLFNELFDQYNMSGQQGCC
- a CDS encoding DUF6428 family protein — encoded protein: MKTKEFIQYLREHENLPLQIEYAEGKFVRSDFHITEIKNVNFDTVDCGGVRNQWEETHVQIWESDLPDPAHNLNSSKAVKIFDLVEKVRPTFQDTEIKFEYGNKDFHTALMDLGSISNIEGQIHIQLFKTSTTCKAMDRASSPEEKAVACCPSPKKKVKVSLKSLTSTKSAKCAPESNCC